Proteins encoded within one genomic window of Citrobacter amalonaticus Y19:
- the hypB gene encoding hydrogenase nickel incorporation protein HypB: MCTTCGCAEGNLYIEGDEHNPHSAFRSAPFAPAARPALNITGIKTSEFTPSQTEEGDLHYGHGEAGTHAPGMSQRRMLEVEIDVLDKNNRLAERNRARFAARQQLVLNLVSSPGSGKTTLLTETLMKLKDSVPCAVIEGDQQTVNDAARIRATGTPAIQVNTGKGCHLDAQMIADAAPRLPLEDHGILFIENVGNLVCPASFDLGERHKVAVLSVTEGEDKPLKYPHMFAAASLMLLNKVDLLPYLNFDVEKCIASAREVNPDIEIILISATSGEGMDQWLNWLEAQRCA; encoded by the coding sequence ATGTGTACAACATGCGGTTGCGCTGAAGGCAACCTTTATATAGAGGGTGATGAGCATAACCCTCATTCCGCGTTTCGCAGCGCGCCTTTTGCCCCGGCAGCTCGCCCGGCGCTGAATATTACCGGCATCAAAACGTCCGAATTCACCCCGAGCCAGACTGAAGAAGGCGATCTGCACTACGGTCACGGTGAAGCCGGAACCCACGCGCCGGGCATGAGCCAGCGCCGGATGCTGGAAGTGGAAATCGACGTGCTGGATAAGAACAACCGGCTGGCTGAGCGCAACCGCGCCCGCTTCGCCGCGCGCCAGCAACTGGTGCTCAACCTCGTCTCCAGCCCAGGATCCGGTAAAACGACCCTGCTCACTGAAACGCTGATGAAGCTCAAAGACAGTGTGCCGTGTGCCGTTATTGAAGGCGACCAGCAGACGGTCAACGATGCGGCGCGCATTCGTGCCACCGGCACGCCCGCAATCCAGGTCAACACCGGCAAAGGCTGCCACCTCGACGCGCAGATGATTGCCGATGCCGCGCCGCGTCTGCCGTTGGAAGACCACGGAATTTTGTTTATCGAAAACGTCGGCAACCTCGTCTGCCCGGCGAGCTTTGATCTCGGCGAACGCCATAAAGTGGCGGTGCTTTCTGTCACTGAAGGCGAAGACAAGCCGCTGAAATACCCGCATATGTTCGCCGCCGCCTCGCTGATGCTGCTCAACAAAGTCGACCTGCTGCCGTACCTGAATTTCGACGTTGAGAAGTGCATTGCCAGCGCCCGGGAAGTCAACCCGGACATCGAGATCATCCTGATTTCCGCCACCAGCGGCGAAGGGATGGATCAGTGGCTGAACTGGCTGGAGGCACAGCGATGTGCATAG
- the flhA gene encoding formate hydrogenlyase transcriptional activator FlhA, which translates to MSYTPMSDLGQQGLFDITRTLLQQADLQSLSEALSQLVKRSALADSAAIILWQAQTQRASYYATRDNGKPVVYEDETVLAHGPVRRILSRPDALHCNYHEFTETWPQLASGGLYTPFGHYCLLPLAADGRIFGGCEFIRNEDRPWSEKEYERLQTFTQIVGVVAEQIQCRVTNNVDYDLLCRERDNFRILVAITNAVLSRLDMDELVSEVAKEIHHYFNIDDISIVLRSRRKNKLSIYSTHYLDESHPAHEQSEVDEAGTLTERVFKSKEMLLINLNERDALAPYERMLFDTWGNQIQTLCLLPLMSGNTMLGVLKLAQCEEKVFTTANLNLLRQIAGRIAIAVDNALAYQEIHRLKERLVDENLALTEQLNNVDSEFGEIIGRSEAMYSVLKQVEMVAQSDSTVLILGETGTGKELIARAIHNLSGRNARRMVKMNCAAMPAGLLESDLFGHERGAFTGASAQRIGRFELADKSSLFLDEVGDMPLELQPKLLRVLQEQEFERLGSNKLIQTDVRLIAATNRDLKKMVEDREFRSDLYYRLNVFPIQLPPLRERPEDIPLLVKAFTFKIARRLGRNIDSIPAETLRILSNMEWPGNVRELENVVERAVLLTRGSVLQLSLPDVGMLSPDVPPVATEVAQEGEDEYQLIMRVLKETNGVVAGPKGAAQRLGLKRTTLLSRMKRLGIDKDALV; encoded by the coding sequence ATGTCGTATACACCGATGAGCGATCTCGGGCAGCAAGGATTGTTCGACATCACTCGCACATTGTTACAGCAGGCCGACCTGCAATCGCTGAGTGAGGCGCTCTCGCAACTGGTAAAGCGCTCAGCGCTTGCCGACAGCGCGGCAATTATACTGTGGCAAGCGCAAACGCAGCGCGCGTCGTATTACGCTACGCGCGATAACGGCAAACCCGTCGTCTACGAAGACGAAACCGTGCTGGCCCACGGCCCGGTCCGCCGTATTCTCTCTCGCCCCGATGCCCTGCACTGCAATTATCACGAATTTACGGAAACCTGGCCGCAACTGGCCAGCGGCGGGCTTTACACGCCCTTTGGTCACTACTGCCTGCTGCCGCTGGCGGCGGATGGGCGCATTTTCGGCGGCTGTGAGTTCATCCGCAATGAAGACCGCCCCTGGAGCGAAAAAGAGTACGAGCGTCTGCAAACCTTCACGCAGATCGTTGGCGTGGTGGCGGAGCAAATTCAGTGCCGGGTCACGAACAACGTCGATTACGATCTCTTGTGCCGCGAACGCGACAACTTTCGCATTCTGGTCGCCATCACCAACGCCGTGCTCTCCCGACTCGACATGGATGAACTGGTCAGCGAAGTCGCCAAAGAGATCCACCACTATTTCAACATCGACGACATCAGCATTGTCCTGCGCAGCCGCCGTAAAAATAAGCTCAGCATCTACTCCACCCACTACCTCGATGAAAGCCATCCGGCGCACGAACAGAGCGAAGTGGATGAAGCCGGCACCCTGACGGAGCGGGTGTTTAAAAGCAAAGAGATGCTGCTGATTAACCTGAACGAACGGGATGCGCTGGCCCCGTATGAACGCATGCTGTTCGATACATGGGGCAACCAGATCCAGACGCTGTGCCTGCTGCCGCTGATGTCGGGCAACACCATGCTCGGCGTGCTCAAGCTGGCGCAGTGTGAAGAAAAAGTGTTCACCACCGCCAACCTGAACCTGCTGCGCCAGATTGCCGGGCGCATCGCCATCGCCGTGGATAACGCCCTCGCCTATCAGGAAATCCATCGACTGAAAGAACGACTGGTGGATGAAAACCTGGCGCTCACCGAACAGCTCAATAATGTCGATAGCGAGTTTGGCGAAATCATCGGGCGCAGCGAGGCGATGTACAGCGTACTCAAGCAGGTCGAGATGGTGGCGCAGAGCGACAGTACCGTGCTGATCCTTGGGGAAACCGGCACGGGGAAAGAGCTTATTGCCCGCGCGATCCACAATCTGAGCGGGCGTAACGCGCGCCGGATGGTGAAGATGAACTGTGCCGCCATGCCCGCCGGACTGCTGGAAAGCGATCTGTTCGGCCACGAGCGCGGCGCCTTCACCGGTGCCAGCGCGCAGCGCATTGGCCGCTTTGAACTGGCGGATAAAAGTTCATTATTCCTGGATGAAGTGGGTGACATGCCGCTGGAACTACAGCCGAAGCTTCTGCGCGTCTTACAGGAACAGGAATTTGAGCGTTTGGGCAGCAACAAGCTGATCCAGACCGACGTGCGTCTGATCGCCGCCACCAACCGCGATCTGAAAAAAATGGTTGAGGATCGCGAATTTCGCAGCGATCTCTACTATCGCCTTAACGTCTTTCCGATCCAGCTTCCGCCGCTGCGCGAACGCCCGGAGGATATCCCTCTGCTGGTGAAAGCGTTCACCTTTAAAATCGCCCGACGGCTGGGACGTAACATCGACAGTATCCCGGCGGAAACCCTGCGCATCCTCAGCAATATGGAGTGGCCTGGCAACGTGCGTGAACTGGAAAACGTGGTTGAGCGCGCCGTTTTGCTGACGCGGGGAAGCGTACTGCAACTCTCGCTGCCGGATGTCGGCATGCTCTCGCCTGACGTACCGCCTGTCGCGACGGAAGTCGCACAGGAAGGCGAGGACGAGTATCAGCTCATCATGCGGGTGCTGAAAGAGACCAACGGCGTGGTCGCGGGTCCGAAAGGGGCGGCTCAGCGTCTCGGACTCAAGCGCACAACGCTGCTGTCACGCATGAAGCGCTTAGGTATTGATAAGGATGCATTAGTGTAA
- the hypD gene encoding hydrogenase formation protein HypD: MRFVDEYRAPEQVMQLIEHLRERAAHLPYTAERPLRIMEVCGGHTHAIFKFGLDQLLPENVEFIHGPGCPVCVLPMGRIDSCVEIASHPEVIFCTFGDAMRVPGKQSSLLQAKARGADIRIVYSPMDALKLAQENPTRKVVFFGLGFETTMPTTAITLQQAKLRDVQNFYFFCQHITLIPTLRSLLEQPDNGIDAFLAPGHVSMVIGTEAYHFIASEFHRPLVVAGFEPLDLLQGVLMLVEQKIAAHSQVENQYRRVVPDAGNLLAQQAIAEVFCVTGDSEWRGLGVIESSGVHLTPDYQRFDAEAHFRPAPQQVYDDPRARCGEVLTGKCKPHQCPLFGKTCNPETAFGALMVSSEGACAAWYQYRQQECEA; the protein is encoded by the coding sequence ATGCGTTTTGTTGATGAATACCGCGCGCCGGAACAGGTGATGCAACTGATTGAGCACCTGCGTGAACGCGCTGCGCATCTGCCGTACACCGCCGAACGTCCGCTGCGCATTATGGAAGTCTGCGGCGGCCATACGCACGCTATCTTCAAATTTGGTCTCGACCAGTTGCTTCCCGAAAACGTGGAGTTTATCCATGGTCCGGGCTGTCCGGTCTGCGTGTTGCCGATGGGGCGTATCGACAGTTGCGTGGAGATAGCCAGCCATCCGGAGGTGATTTTCTGTACCTTTGGCGACGCCATGCGCGTGCCGGGGAAACAAAGCTCGCTGTTGCAGGCGAAAGCGCGCGGCGCGGACATTCGCATCGTCTACTCGCCGATGGATGCGCTCAAACTGGCGCAGGAAAACCCGACGCGCAAAGTCGTTTTCTTCGGTCTCGGCTTTGAAACCACCATGCCGACGACGGCCATTACCCTGCAACAGGCGAAACTGCGCGACGTGCAGAACTTTTACTTCTTCTGCCAGCACATCACGCTCATTCCTACCCTGCGCAGTCTGCTGGAACAGCCCGACAACGGCATCGATGCGTTCCTCGCGCCAGGCCATGTCAGCATGGTTATCGGTACTGAGGCCTATCATTTTATTGCCAGTGAATTTCATCGTCCGCTGGTGGTCGCCGGATTCGAACCCCTTGATCTACTGCAAGGCGTCCTGATGTTGGTTGAGCAGAAAATAGCGGCCCACAGTCAGGTCGAAAATCAGTACCGCCGCGTGGTGCCCGATGCCGGTAATCTGTTGGCGCAACAGGCCATTGCCGAAGTATTTTGCGTTACCGGCGACAGCGAGTGGCGCGGCCTGGGGGTGATTGAATCGTCCGGTGTACATTTGACGCCCGACTATCAGCGTTTTGATGCCGAAGCGCATTTTCGCCCGGCCCCCCAGCAGGTTTACGACGATCCGCGCGCCCGTTGCGGCGAAGTGCTGACCGGGAAATGTAAACCGCACCAGTGCCCGCTGTTTGGCAAGACCTGTAATCCAGAGACCGCCTTCGGCGCTCTGATGGTCTCTTCAGAAGGCGCATGCGCCGCCTGGTATCAGTATCGTCAGCAGGAGTGTGAAGCATGA
- a CDS encoding nitrous oxide-stimulated promoter family protein, translated as MSGKRIAREKLTIKKMIALYESQCPQASDEPEHYDALFAYAQKRLDKCVFGEEKPACKQCPVHCYQPAKREEMKQIMRWAGPRMLWRHPILTVRHLIDDKRPVPELPEKYQRKK; from the coding sequence ATGTCCGGCAAGCGTATCGCTCGCGAAAAACTGACGATTAAAAAGATGATCGCGCTGTACGAGAGCCAGTGTCCACAGGCATCTGATGAGCCAGAACACTACGACGCGCTGTTCGCTTATGCGCAAAAGCGTCTGGATAAGTGCGTCTTTGGCGAAGAGAAACCAGCCTGTAAACAGTGTCCGGTGCACTGTTATCAGCCTGCGAAACGTGAAGAGATGAAGCAGATCATGCGCTGGGCGGGGCCGAGAATGCTCTGGCGTCATCCGATCCTGACCGTTCGTCATCTCATCGACGATAAACGTCCCGTGCCGGAATTACCGGAAAAATATCAGCGCAAGAAGTAG
- a CDS encoding TOBE domain-containing protein gives MAVSARNQLTGTVSAVATGAVNDEVELTLAGGAKLVAIVTHSSQQALGLVKGKDAIALIKAPWVTLATEDCGLKFSARNQFAGSVSQVTEGAVNATVHIKTDAGFEIVAVVTNESQQEMKLSQGSRVIALIKASAILIATKA, from the coding sequence ATGGCGGTATCAGCACGTAATCAATTAACGGGTACGGTTAGCGCAGTCGCAACAGGAGCAGTGAATGACGAAGTGGAGCTGACGCTGGCTGGCGGTGCGAAACTGGTCGCCATCGTCACCCACAGCAGCCAGCAGGCGCTGGGGCTGGTGAAAGGCAAAGATGCCATTGCGCTGATCAAAGCGCCGTGGGTTACCCTGGCAACAGAAGACTGTGGTCTGAAATTTTCAGCCCGCAACCAGTTCGCTGGTAGCGTTTCTCAGGTCACCGAGGGCGCGGTCAATGCCACTGTCCACATCAAAACCGACGCCGGATTTGAGATTGTGGCCGTCGTCACCAATGAAAGTCAGCAAGAGATGAAACTGAGCCAGGGCAGCCGCGTGATCGCGCTGATTAAAGCCTCAGCGATTCTGATTGCCACCAAAGCGTAA
- the sitC gene encoding iron/manganese ABC transporter permease subunit SitC, with translation MNWLTEPFGYQYMLNAMWVSAMVGGLCAFLSCYLMLKGWSLIGDALSHSIVPGVAGAYMLGLPFSLGAFLSGGLAAGSMLFLNQRSRLKEDAIIGLIFSSFFGIGLFMVSLNPMSVNIQTIILGNVLAIAPEDIVQLAIIGVVSLLILLLKWKDLMVTFFDENHARSIGLNPGRLKLLFFTLLSVSTVAALQTVGAFLVICLVVTPGATAWLLTDRFPRLLIIAVAIGSVTSFFGAWLSYWLDGATGGIIVVLQTLLFLLAFVFAPKHGLLANRRRARRKEPSCS, from the coding sequence ATGAACTGGCTGACGGAACCCTTTGGCTATCAGTACATGCTCAACGCGATGTGGGTGTCAGCGATGGTTGGCGGCCTGTGCGCCTTTCTCTCCTGCTATTTGATGCTCAAAGGCTGGTCGCTGATTGGCGATGCGCTGTCGCATTCCATCGTGCCGGGCGTTGCCGGTGCCTACATGCTCGGCTTACCCTTTTCGCTCGGGGCCTTCCTCTCCGGCGGTCTGGCGGCGGGCAGCATGCTGTTTCTGAACCAGCGCTCGCGGCTGAAAGAAGATGCCATTATTGGCCTGATCTTCTCGTCATTCTTTGGCATCGGGCTGTTTATGGTGTCGCTCAACCCGATGTCGGTGAATATTCAGACCATCATTCTCGGCAACGTGCTGGCCATCGCGCCGGAAGACATTGTGCAACTGGCGATTATCGGCGTGGTTTCCCTGCTCATCCTGCTGCTGAAGTGGAAGGATCTGATGGTGACTTTTTTTGATGAGAACCACGCCCGCTCGATTGGCCTGAATCCGGGTCGTCTGAAGCTACTGTTTTTCACCCTGTTGTCAGTGTCCACCGTGGCCGCGCTACAAACTGTGGGCGCATTTCTGGTGATCTGCCTGGTCGTGACGCCCGGTGCCACCGCCTGGCTGCTGACCGATCGCTTTCCGCGCCTTCTTATCATTGCCGTTGCCATCGGCAGTGTGACCAGTTTCTTCGGTGCCTGGCTCAGCTACTGGCTGGACGGCGCGACCGGCGGGATCATCGTGGTGCTGCAAACGCTGCTGTTCCTGTTGGCGTTCGTTTTCGCCCCCAAACACGGCCTGTTGGCGAACCGTCGTCGGGCACGCCGTAAGGAGCCGTCATGTTCCTGA
- the hypE gene encoding hydrogenase maturation carbamoyl dehydratase HypE, which translates to MNSVQLAHGSGGQAMQQLINSLFMEAFANPWLAEQEDQARLELAQLVAEGDRLAFSTDSYVIDPLFFPGGNIGKLAICGTANDVAVSGAIPRYLSCGFILEEGLPMETLKSVVSSMAATAREANIAIVTGDTKVVQRGAADKLFINTAGMGAIPANIHWGAQTLSAGDVLLVSGTLGDHGATILNLREQLGLDGELVSDCAVLTPLIQSLRDIPGVKALRDATRGGVNAVAHEFAAACGCGIELSESALPVKPAVRGVCELLGLDALNFANEGKLVIAVERQAAGQVLAALHAHPLGRDAALIGEVVERKGVRLAGLYGVKRTLDLPHAEPLPRIC; encoded by the coding sequence ATGAACAGCGTACAACTCGCCCACGGCAGCGGCGGTCAGGCTATGCAGCAGCTAATTAATAGCCTGTTTATGGAAGCCTTTGCCAATCCGTGGCTGGCGGAACAAGAAGATCAGGCGCGGCTTGAACTGGCGCAACTGGTCGCTGAAGGCGATCGGTTAGCCTTCTCCACCGACAGCTATGTCATTGATCCGCTGTTTTTCCCCGGCGGTAACATCGGCAAGCTGGCGATCTGCGGCACCGCCAATGACGTCGCCGTCAGCGGCGCGATCCCACGCTATCTCTCCTGCGGTTTTATCCTTGAAGAAGGACTGCCGATGGAGACGCTGAAAAGCGTGGTGAGCAGCATGGCCGCCACCGCGCGTGAGGCCAACATCGCCATCGTCACCGGCGATACCAAAGTCGTTCAGCGCGGCGCGGCAGACAAACTGTTCATCAACACCGCGGGCATGGGGGCTATTCCTGCGAATATTCACTGGGGCGCACAAACCCTGAGCGCAGGCGATGTGCTGCTGGTTAGCGGGACGCTGGGCGATCACGGGGCAACCATTCTTAATCTGCGTGAACAGCTGGGGCTGGATGGTGAACTGGTCAGCGATTGCGCGGTGTTGACGCCGCTGATTCAGTCGCTGCGCGATATCCCCGGCGTGAAAGCCCTGCGCGATGCCACCCGTGGCGGCGTTAACGCCGTCGCCCATGAGTTTGCCGCCGCCTGCGGTTGTGGGATTGAACTGTCCGAATCCGCACTTCCCGTGAAGCCCGCCGTTCGTGGAGTCTGTGAACTGTTGGGGCTTGATGCGCTTAACTTCGCTAACGAAGGCAAGCTGGTGATTGCGGTTGAACGTCAGGCGGCCGGGCAGGTGCTGGCTGCATTGCATGCCCATCCGCTGGGGCGCGATGCGGCACTGATTGGCGAAGTCGTCGAACGTAAAGGCGTGCGTCTGGCCGGTCTTTACGGCGTGAAGCGCACGCTGGATTTACCGCACGCCGAACCACTGCCGCGTATTTGTTAA
- the sitB gene encoding iron/manganese ABC transporter ATP-binding protein SitB — protein MSQSAITVNQVTVTYRNGHTALRDATFQVPGGSIAALVGVNGSGKSTLFKALMGFVRLAEGEISILQQPVNNALKQNLIAYVPQSEEVDWSFPVLVEDVVMMGRYGHMGWLRRPKAADRASVDAALARVDMLEYRHRQIGELSGGQKKRVFLARAIAQNGQVILLDEPFTGVDVKTEARIIALLRELRDEGRTMLVSTHNLGSVTEFCDYTVMIKGTVLASGPTDTTFTAENLELAFSGVLRHVALSGGEEHIITDDERPFISRRTAGGGEPS, from the coding sequence ATGAGTCAATCGGCGATTACCGTAAATCAGGTGACGGTGACGTATCGCAATGGCCATACCGCGCTACGCGATGCCACCTTTCAGGTGCCCGGCGGCTCTATTGCCGCGCTGGTAGGGGTTAACGGATCGGGAAAATCGACGTTGTTCAAGGCGTTAATGGGCTTTGTCCGTCTGGCGGAGGGCGAAATTTCCATCCTGCAACAGCCGGTGAATAACGCGCTGAAGCAGAATCTGATTGCTTACGTGCCGCAGTCAGAAGAGGTCGACTGGTCATTTCCGGTGCTGGTAGAAGATGTGGTGATGATGGGTCGCTACGGGCATATGGGCTGGTTGCGTCGCCCGAAGGCAGCGGACAGAGCAAGCGTCGACGCTGCGCTGGCGCGGGTGGACATGCTGGAATACCGTCACCGCCAGATTGGCGAGCTTTCCGGCGGGCAGAAAAAACGCGTCTTTCTTGCCAGAGCCATCGCCCAGAACGGCCAGGTGATTCTGCTGGATGAGCCCTTTACCGGTGTCGACGTCAAAACTGAAGCCCGCATTATTGCGCTGTTACGCGAGTTACGCGATGAGGGGCGCACCATGCTGGTTTCCACCCACAATCTCGGGTCAGTCACCGAATTCTGTGATTATACGGTGATGATCAAAGGCACCGTGCTGGCAAGCGGCCCAACCGATACGACCTTTACCGCCGAAAACCTTGAGCTGGCGTTCAGCGGCGTATTGCGCCACGTCGCGCTCAGCGGCGGCGAAGAACACATCATTACCGACGACGAACGTCCGTTTATCTCCCGGCGTACGGCAGGCGGCGGAGAGCCATCATGA
- a CDS encoding metal ABC transporter substrate-binding protein encodes MSHLPRLTSSLLAAVLVIFALSPAYAKEKLNVVTTFTIIADMAQNVAGEAANVSSITKPGAEIHEYQPTPGDIKRAQGAQLILSNGLNLELWFARFYQNLSGVPDVTVSDGVKPMGISEGPYNGKPNPHAWMSAENAMIYVDNIRDALAKYDPDNAAIYQKNAERYKAQIRQTLAPLQAALAKIPADKRWLVTSEGAFSYLTRDNDLQELYLWPINADQQGTPRQVRKVIDAIRQHQIPTVFSESTVSDKPARQVARESGAHYGGVLYVDSLSAADGPVPTYLDLLRVTTETIVSGINDGLRNQK; translated from the coding sequence ATGTCACATCTCCCCCGTCTGACGTCGTCTCTGCTGGCTGCTGTACTGGTCATCTTCGCGCTGTCACCGGCTTACGCCAAAGAGAAACTCAATGTCGTTACTACCTTCACGATCATTGCCGATATGGCGCAAAACGTGGCGGGCGAGGCGGCAAATGTCAGTTCGATAACCAAACCCGGTGCGGAAATTCATGAGTATCAACCCACTCCGGGCGACATTAAGCGGGCACAGGGGGCGCAACTGATCCTCTCTAACGGCCTGAATCTGGAACTGTGGTTTGCCCGCTTCTATCAGAATTTGTCGGGCGTACCGGACGTGACGGTGTCTGACGGGGTAAAACCGATGGGGATCAGTGAAGGCCCGTATAACGGAAAACCTAACCCTCACGCCTGGATGTCGGCAGAAAACGCGATGATTTACGTCGACAATATTCGCGACGCGCTGGCGAAATACGATCCGGATAACGCCGCGATTTACCAGAAAAATGCCGAACGTTATAAAGCACAAATTCGCCAGACGCTGGCCCCCCTCCAGGCCGCGCTGGCAAAAATCCCTGCCGATAAACGCTGGCTGGTGACCAGTGAAGGGGCGTTCTCCTACCTTACCCGCGATAACGATCTGCAAGAGCTGTACCTCTGGCCGATCAATGCCGATCAGCAGGGAACGCCGAGACAGGTACGCAAAGTGATCGATGCGATAAGACAACATCAGATCCCCACCGTGTTCAGCGAAAGCACCGTGTCCGACAAACCGGCCCGTCAGGTCGCCCGGGAGTCCGGCGCCCATTACGGCGGCGTGCTGTATGTCGACTCGCTGAGCGCCGCCGATGGCCCCGTGCCCACCTATCTCGACCTGTTGCGGGTCACCACCGAGACCATCGTCAGCGGCATTAACGACGGTCTGAGGAACCAGAAATGA
- the hypC gene encoding hydrogenase 3 maturation protein HypC: MCIGVPGQIRSIDGNLAKVDVCGIQRDVDLTLVGSCDEHGEPRLGQWVLVHVGFAMSVINEAEARDTLDALQNMFDVEPDVGALLYGEEK, translated from the coding sequence ATGTGCATAGGCGTTCCCGGCCAAATCCGCAGCATTGACGGTAACCTGGCGAAAGTCGACGTTTGCGGCATTCAGCGCGACGTCGATCTGACGCTGGTCGGCAGTTGCGATGAGCACGGTGAACCCCGTCTGGGCCAGTGGGTTCTGGTTCATGTTGGTTTTGCCATGAGCGTGATTAACGAAGCCGAAGCGCGCGACACGCTCGATGCGCTCCAGAATATGTTTGATGTTGAGCCTGACGTCGGCGCTCTGCTGTATGGCGAGGAAAAATAA
- the hypA gene encoding hydrogenase maturation nickel metallochaperone HypA, whose amino-acid sequence MHEITLCQRALELIEQQAVAHGAKRITGVWLKIGAFSCVETSALSFCFDLVCRGTVAEGCKLHLEEQEAECWCESCQQYVTLLTQRVRRCPQCNSDTLQIVADDGLQIRRIEIDQE is encoded by the coding sequence ATGCACGAAATTACCCTTTGCCAGCGGGCACTGGAATTGATCGAACAACAGGCCGTCGCGCACGGCGCAAAACGGATAACTGGGGTCTGGCTCAAAATTGGCGCATTTTCTTGCGTAGAAACCAGTGCTCTCTCCTTTTGTTTTGATCTGGTATGCCGTGGCACCGTTGCGGAAGGTTGTAAACTGCACCTCGAGGAACAAGAAGCCGAATGCTGGTGTGAATCCTGTCAGCAGTACGTCACCTTACTCACCCAGCGCGTACGCCGTTGTCCACAATGCAATAGCGACACGCTGCAAATCGTGGCCGATGACGGATTACAGATTCGACGAATAGAAATAGATCAGGAGTGA
- the hycA gene encoding formate hydrogenlyase regulator HycA, translating to MTIWEISEKADYIAQRHRRLQDQWHIYCNSLVQGITLSKARLHHAMSCAPDKDLCFVLFEHFRITVTMADGFNSHTIEYYVETKDGEDKQLIAQAQLSIDGKVDEQVSNREREQVLEHYLNKIASVYDRLYTAVESGSPINLSQLVAGQNPAA from the coding sequence ATGACTATTTGGGAAATAAGCGAAAAAGCCGATTACATCGCGCAGCGGCATCGTCGCCTACAGGACCAGTGGCATATTTACTGCAACTCGCTGGTTCAGGGGATCACCCTGTCGAAAGCGCGTCTGCATCATGCGATGAGCTGCGCGCCGGATAAAGATCTCTGCTTCGTTCTGTTCGAACACTTTCGTATCACCGTCACGATGGCGGATGGCTTCAACAGCCACACCATTGAGTATTACGTCGAAACAAAAGATGGCGAAGATAAACAGCTGATTGCACAGGCGCAGTTGAGCATCGACGGCAAAGTGGACGAGCAGGTCAGCAACCGTGAGCGCGAGCAGGTTCTGGAACACTATCTCAATAAAATCGCCAGCGTCTATGACCGACTGTATACCGCCGTTGAGAGCGGCTCGCCGATCAATCTGAGCCAACTGGTGGCGGGACAAAACCCGGCGGCCTGA